The genomic segment ATAAACACCTTATACAAAATAACAGCGTCTTGCCGACAAAATAGTTTTCGTGCGCAACGAGCATTTGCCACGACGACAAAAAAAGAAAAAACATTCACTTCATCATCGCCAGAACGGCTATCAATTCAGTCAATTGCGCAGAAAATATTTTATTGTGACCAAACTAATAAACATTGGTGGCGCATCGCAAGTAACATATCAATACAAAATGCTTTTGATGCTGAAATGAAAAAGCAATCGATACGTAAAGGTCTTTCTGAAGAAAGCACTCTTTATATAAAGACTCAGCGAGTAAATGCCGACCTAAGAGAAACTAAACTTCATATAAAAGAGATAGAACATTATCTTAAAATCAAACGTTTAATAAAAAAGTATGAAGAACATAATATGAACCCACTTAACTCCAAATACAATAAATTTTAGACAAAGTCTTATGTAGTAGAAAGGGGAGCTTAAAAATTCCCCTTTCTACTGTTTTTTACCAATTACGAGCTAAATCAATCAATAGTCTTACTGCCGATCCGGTTGCCCCGGTTCTATAATAAGGAATATCAGGCACATCAAATGCAGTACCAGCAATATCCAAATGAACCCATGGTGTTTTTTCTACAAAATGTCTCAAGAAAAATGCTGCCATAACCGCGCCGGCTTTATATTTTGGATTACCAATATTACAAATATCAGCAACTTTAGATTCCACAGCTTTTGCATAATCATCATCAAAAGGAAGCGGCCATACACGATCACCGGTTCTATCAGCAGCTTTTTGTACTTTTTTGGTCAAATCCGCATCTTGAGATAACAAGCCGGTAAAAAATGGTCCCAAAGCATAAGCACATGAACCGGTCAATGTTGCAACATCAACAAGAGCATCTAAATCATAATGTTTTTCTGCATACGCCAATGCATCACCAAGAATTAAACGGCCTTCAGCATCAGTATTGAGAACCTCTGCAGTTTTTCCATTATAAAACTTTAGTACATCACCGGGCTTTGTTGCTTTACCACTTGGAAGATTTTCAGACAATGGCAATACTGCAACAATATTTACCGAAGGGTTTAGTTGCGCTAAAGCATCCATTGCCGCAAGAACCGCAGCTGCACCTGACATATCCTCTTTCATTGTTTCCATATATTGTGGTGGTTTCAGACTCAGACCGCCGGAATCAAAAGTAATCCCTTTACCCACAAACCCTAATGTCGGCGCATTTTTTTTCTTAGCTTTATATTCCAAAATAACTAAATGCGCATCACGATCTGATCCTTGACCAACACCGGCCAAACCGCCCATACCTTTTTTGATGATATCTTTTTCTGTAAATTCAGTGAATTTCAAACCATGTTTTTTTGCAATTTTTTTTGCTTCGCCCGCAAGTTCAATCGGTGTTAAACGTTCAGGCGGCAGATCAATCCAGCGACGCGCTTCATTAACCGAATGTGCAATAATAGATCCTGCGTCCACTCCTTTTTTAAATACAGCCTTATTTTTTTGATCTACAACTAAAACAACATCAAAATTTTTTTGTTTTTTTTCAGTAAAAAATTCATCAAAATAATAGGCTGCCATAGGTATAATTAATGCTGTCTCTTGACCTAACTCTTCTGACGAAACCCCAAATGATGATGCTGATGGTACATGCATTGCAATAGTCTTGATTTCATGTTGTTCTGCCAAACGAACCATTACGCCTAATGCACGTCGATAATGCTCAACCCTTTTATCCTCCTTTTTGCCCACACCTAATAAAATTAAATTACATGGTTCATTATCTTTGCATATTTCTACAAGCAGACTGCTTTGAGCTTTACCGGTAAATTTTCTTCTTTTAATTAACGCTTCCAAACTTGGAAAGTAATCTTGTGCAATAGATTGTAACTCTTTAGAAAAAGAAAATCCCTCATGGCAAAACAGTACATATGCATCTGCCTTTTGATCCATAAGGAGTTTAGTTGAAATTGTATAATTAATCATTGTTTTTCTCGTAAATACATGTGAATAATATGTTGATTTTTAACGTATCATATAAGCAAAAAAACACAATCTTTAATCATTTTCACCTTAATAAATTGCTTTTTATTGTTAACTTAATTTAATGTAAGAAAAATTAATATAACCTATAACGGAGAAAGTGATTATGAGACAACCATATATTATACCTATCTTACTTTTGATAGGAATAACACCTTTTATTGCAAAAGCAGAATCGACTGCAGCATACAACAATGCATGTTGCGATCAATCTCTCTATTCTTATTGCCCACAATTTGAATTTCAGTTTAGAACTTTAATTTTTCAACCAACTGCAAGTAACCTACATTATGCCGCACAAGCCATACCAGTTCCTCTTCCTTCACCAAACTGGTCAATCTATGATATCAACCCTGACTATCATTTTGGTTTTGATTTGCAAGCAAGTACTTTTATTCAAAAGAAAAATACACGGTTAAGAGTAAACTGGTTACGTTTTAATCATTCAGATTCTGCATGCCACAATGTACCTTCTGATCAAGATATGGTCGGGCCATTTTTTGAAATCGGACCGGATGCTGCTCTTTATAAAAATGCAAAAGGATCGGTTAATTTCCATTTTAATAATGTGAATGTCAATTACGGTCAATTCATACATATTTGCGATAATCTCTATGCAAATTTGTTTGCCGGTGTAAGCTTTGTCCGCCTTCAACAAGCATTATTTTCTGAGTTTGCAAATAATGAAAGCACTGTCGTGCGCACTATATGTGTACCAACCCAATTCACCGGTGCCGGACCTCAACTTGGTATCGATCTTTATTACAACATTTGTAATAATCTTTATTTCACGAGTAAAACAGCAGCATCTTTGTTAACCGGAAAATTAAAAAATCATACCATATATCAAGCACTTTCGCCGGCTCTTGAAGGGTTAGATATTACACCACCAAATACACAATCAACCTGCACAGAAAATAAAACTCAACTTGTACCCGGATTTGACTTGCAACTTGGGTTATCCTACTTTTTGACAATATGCGAAGCATATACGCTTCAATTTGAAGCCGGCTATCAAGCGCTCCTTTATATAAATCCAATTCAATCAATAGATATGGGCAGTGAAGTTGTTACACCACCGGTTATACCCGATACAGTTGGTGTTTTTGCGCGCACATTTAGAGGTACATTAAGCAATTTTGGCCTAGCCGGCCCTTATGTATCAATAGGTCTTGCATTTTAAAATCTAAAACAAAACACAATAAGGGATGACTCTTCATGAAAAGAATCATCCCTTATTTGTATGTATCTCGTTAAATCTCAACTAATAACTCACCTTACGCAATAAATACAATACATTAAACATCTTATATTTACTTAAAACCTATATGGTGCATTTTACTATGAATTGAATATTCTCTTTGTCGTCCTGCCCGACATAGCTTTAGCGACGTCTGGGAGGACGACAAAGAGAATACGCAACTATTGCAAAGATACTTTTTTGAAATCACACAATCTTTTTATGAAAAAAGTAAAAAATAATTTTGCGTAAGGTGAACTAATAATTTGCACCAAAAAAGCTTAATCCACCACCATTAGAAACAACTCCGGCATTGCCACCATAATGACCTTGAGACATACCATAATATGGCCAACCCCAATAACCATTCCATGGATTAGCAACTTTTGAAAAATAAGGTGAATAATACACATGTGCACGATCACGAATAATATCTTGATATTGTTTAAAGTTACGCTCTTCTTGCACATATTTTGCAATATCAACATTCAAATAAGCATCTATCGTCTTTTTAAGTTGGTTGCGATCGGTGTTACCCGATACAGTAATTAATCCATGTTGATCTTCCAATGGTATCCCATCACTAAAAAGCACAATTGAAGGGAATGTATCAATAGTAATATTATTATCTTTAACAAACAGTTTTCCTATTGGGGTTTGAGTATTTATATGCATAAATGCAACCGCTTTGCGTGGATAATATCCCGATTTAGATAAACGATTAAATGCCAATTGTAAGCTACTCTCTTTTTTTCTCACTCCTCGACGACCATGACAGACCGTTTGATTATCAAGTAAAATAACTGCAGCTTTGTGGCGCCGAATGCCATCATATAACTTTCGCTCTGCCAATGAACTTCTATAATTAACCGATTTACCTATAACCGGTGTTCGCATCACATAACAGACTAAAATCAATAAACCGATACCTATAGATTTTTTCATACGATTTGCCCTCCACAATCAAGATCAACCACATCCTCAATTACTTTACGTTGCTTCTTACTGCGTAAAGTATTTTGTAATACGGCATGCATAAATGTATTAAGTCGTTTGCTATAGCATTCAGGATTGTAAAAAAATGAATCACAATGATTGCGCCCATTAGTTAACCATAGCTTTTTATATCCTTGTGCTCCATTGAAAACCGCTTTTATTGCAGGAATACTTACTTTTTCATCTTTTTTACAACAAATAATAAAACAAGGAATGGTAATTTTTTTTATCGATTCTTGTGGCTTAACTTGACAGATCTGCGTATCAATCTGTTTTGGATCCATATTTGCAGCAGCTTTCAACATAGGTTTTAAAATTGCTTGAACATAAGGATGAAATGCATATTTATGTAGCAATCTTCTTCCGGGCACATAGAATTGATAGCCACACACTGAAAAAGTAAGCGTATTTATGCTTCGCTTAAGTACATTTTCAATTGAATCAAAAGGACAATCTAATATCATCCCCTTAAACAGATATGGATGTTTTGATTGCGCTTCTATTGCCGATGCAGCTCCCATAGAAAAACCGTAAACAAATAACGGTAAATGACCAACTTCCGGATGATGCTTCATAAATTGTGCACTCGCCAACACATCTAATGACTCATCTCGCCCAAAAGTACACACCTGTCCTTCAGTTTGCTCACCATGCGCACGAAAATCAAATGCCAAAAAATTATATTCCGGACCGAATAATGATCGCAAAAAGCCAACATCGAACTTATTACACATAAATCCATGACAAATCAAAATATTAGCTTTCGCTTTTTTACGACGAATCAATATACCTTTTCTTTTTATTGTATCAACTGAACCATGTTTTTTTTGTGCATGAATAGTAACTTTTTCAAGAATGGCATCATCAATCATTTGCTCAATGGTTTGATCTATAGTGCCATAACTATCAACTGATGTCGGCATTACCGAGAATTCTTGAGCTGATACATATGGTATCAACATCAAAAATAGTACATATGTAATGATGCATCTCATGAGACAACCCCTATAAACTTTTAATATCACTTACATCTTCATAATACAAGTTCAATAATTCAAATAGCAATGTTTTTTATGGAGTGCATAAAATATCACCTAAACAAAAAGCTTATTAAAAACAAAAATAGACCTACTTATACACGAGAATTCAAAATTTTAAGTATTATTGCAAATTGAATTATAAGCATGTCATAATAAAAATAAAAGGAGGAAAAAATGAAAATATCAATATTAGTATGTTTTCTTATCAGCATTCCGTTACACGCTCAGATAGAAATTGATAATCGTTCACCAAATCCCGTATTTATCGACAAAATAACTCTGTTAAATTTCAATGGCATCAAGCAAGTCGCTCAAATTAAAGAGATTAATAAACCTTTAGGTGCAGGACAAAAAATGACCGAAAAACAAATTATAGGCTCTATTCAAGCACCAATTGTACAAATTGTGATTGTATACAATAATATTACTTATTTGTTTCAAATACCGGCAACTACACAAACGGGTCGTATAGTTATTACACAAGATAATCGCGTTGAGTCAGAAGGTGCAATCACACTTAACGAAAAACGTGGCTCAAGTCCACTAAAAGAACACATGAACTGGGGTGTTCGGCGTTTGTAATGCACAGATCTTATTTTTTATCGATATTGCATGCTAAGATAAAATAAAAAAGGTTATATCTATGCATAAAATATGGTATTTAATTGGATGTTTTACATTACAACTACATGGCACACAAGTATTTATAAAAAATTGGGGAACTTCTCCAGTCATTATTACTCAAGTGAGTAAAGTCCCAGTTAATAAACCCAATGAAAAAAAAGTTGTTAATACACAGATTTCTATTCAACCGGGACAAAGCCTACAACTTAAACATGAAGTTAACAATGAAATATATACAAATTTTGATAAAATTAACATTTCATTTATCGTAAATGATTATAAAAATACAGAAACTGTTTTTTTTCCCGATGAAGCAAATAAAAAAGCCACGTTATCTTTTACCGATTCCGGTTACAAAAGGTTTCCGTATAATGCGATTAATAAAAAGTAACTTTTATTAATCGCATTTTTAAATTCAAATTTAGTGATTTGTTTCATGATCGTTAGTTTTTTTTTACAATCTTCATACTGCCATGTGCGACGAAGCTTTAGCCAAGAGGTAAGCCTGTCGAATTTCATACTGAGCCTGTCGAAGTATCGCGATCATTACTTTCTTTTTTTCTTATATTTCTTTTGGCTTGCCAGCCGGGCTAAGATATTTTGCTTGTCCAAAATATCTTAACTAAAAGACCCCAACATGCTGTTGGATCGCTTTTTCCGTTTGAACTTCTGGCCATTATGCCTTCGGGCTTTCGCCCTTACGGCAAATGCCGAAGGCAAACTACAGGAATTCAATTTTAATATTTAATAGACCTCTTTGTAGCAACTATAAATTGCATTTTCAGCATTAAAAAAAACTCATTAGTTTCTACAAGGGGTCTAATGTATATCCTTTAGCGGATAAGAAAGCCTAAGATTGAGCTTTTGCGAAAGCGTGGGCTGACAGTTCGAATGAATAAAATGAATGAGAACGTTTTTATCTGCGACAAAGGTTTCGAAAGGCAAAGCCTTCGGGCCCGGATTCTTAAGGGGTTGGCAAAAACCCCTTAAGGACAAAAGTTGTTTTCAAAAATAGAAAACTAAATGGATACGTTAAAAGCTAGAAAGTAAAAGAGGATCCAAAAGGAGTTTACTCCTTTTGTGTCCAAGCGTGTGACAAGACACGCACCATCCCTTTATAAGTGATTTTGCAAAAATCCTATACAAGTAGGCTTTTTGCAAAATCATACAGTTCTTTTTTTGTCATAGTTTTCGCATAACGTGCAATATTTTGCCCATCTTTAAATGCAAGTAATGTCGGTACTTTTTCAACATGATACAACTTCATGATCTCTTCTGCTTGATCTGCATCAACTTTGATAAATGCAACGTCATCCTGCATATCCTCAGCAACTGCAGCAAAGGCCGGCAACATTTGCATACATGTCGGACACCATTCAGCATAAAAATCAACAATTACCGGTTTTTCACCCTCAATAATGGCATCAAACTCATCAATATTATTTAATTCTAAAACTTCATATCCAGTTTCAGCTATCGGCTTGTATAATTTTTTTTCTTGTTTAAGTTTTTTTTGCACTATATCATTGAAACCGATTTGTCCCAAAAAGAAGGTTGCGTCCAAACCTGCTGAAATGCCATGTCCGGCAGAAACACCTGCTTGGCGATAACGATCATCCGCAACATCACCTGCAGCAAAAACACCTTTTACTGAAGTTTCTTGTGTCCGATCAGCTAAATGAATATGGCCATGATCAGTTAATGTAATAGCATCTTTCAGGAATGTTGTATTTGGAATATGTCCAATGGCCAAAAATACACCATTAATTGGTAAATGCTCAGTTGTATCCTCTTTATTATTAAATAAAGTAACTCCGGTAACTTGAACATCATCACCTAAAATCTCTTTTACTTGTACATTATAGCGTATTGAGATCTGTGGATATTCTTTAAGACGATTTTGCATTGCCGCTGAAGCTCGCATGTGATCTTTTCTAACCAAAATGGTAATATTTTTTGCATATGGAGCTAATTGCATCGCCTCTTCAGCAGCAGAATCACCCCCTCCAATGACAATAACGTCTTCATCTTTATAAAATGGTGCATCACATACAGCACAAGTGGTCACACCCCTGCCCCAAAACTCCTGTTCTCCCGGCACATCCAGGTAACGAGGTGTCGCACCGGTAGCTAAAACAACAGACAATGCATTTATTTCATGTCCATCAGCAGTAAAAAGTTTAAATGGCCATTGAGTAAAATCAACTTTTTCAACAGTATCTAATGCAAACTGCGCACCCCATTTTGCCGATTGCTCTTTGAGGTCTTGTATAACTTTTGGCCCTTGAATCTCGACACTTCCCGGCCAATTTTCAACCAAAGTTGTTTGTGTTAACAAACCACCGGGCGTCGTTCCTTCCAAAATAACTGTGTCAAACCCTGCTCGACCACCATAAAGTGCAGCACACAATCCTGCAGGGCCCGAACCTAAAACGACGATCGGCGCTACATTTTCAAGATTATCTAACTTCTTAATATCAAAAAACTTCAAATCTAATTTCGTATCTGTATTACTATTCATACAAGATGAAAGCAGCATCAACAAAGCGCCGGCAAAACTAAATCCTATCACATTTTTTTTCATATCATTCCTATCATTATAAAGCTATACACCATTAGACAAACCAATCACAATCATTTATCATATAACATATTACTGGTTAAATTTTTTTCATAATTTAAAAACACATTTAAACGAGGCTAAAATCGTATGAAATTCTCTCATAGAATAACGGTATGTTTATTTTCATTCATGCTCCTATGTTCATCCTCAACAATGCGCACCTTTGATGAAGAATCATTATCGCAAATGCTGCAAGAACTGCAAGCAAATACCCCTGAAAAATTATCTGATGAACTTCAAAAAAAAGTATATGACTTCATCAATAGAATCATCTGCGCACATACCGATTTAGCTAGTCTTGTTCAAGAAGATGCCATCAAAACACAAGATAAAGATACCAAAACGGCATTATTGCAAGAAATCATCGAAACTCAAAAAGTCATTTCACAACTTTCAAAAGATTTCATCAATAGCCCTACAAAACCTCAATTGCATAAGCTATTACCTATTTTAGAGACCATCATCCAACATTTGAACAATGCGTTAAAAACTGACATTACTAAGTTCAAAGCTATAAAACTTGAAGAAGAACTCAAACATTTTAGAGTTGATCCGGAACTCATCAAACGCTCAAAGCCGGTAGTAAAAGATGAAATACAGGAAGAAATCAATGAACAAGACTTAATTGACCGATTCCAAGAACTTGAAACAACATTCAAAGATATTCAAAAAAAATCAGAAAATGCCGGACTTTATTGGTATAACCACTTGTATCGTAACACTTTCGATCGCTTTGTTGTCGCTCCATGTGATAAGTATAATCTCCATTGGAAAGCGTTATATACTTCTGCAGCTTTAGCCGGTGGGTCATATCTGTGGTACAAACTAAACACAAGCACAAATGGATTACCTGGAAAATTAAAAGGTAACGATGAAGATCCTGTGTATAGTTACACACCAGACAGCTATGCATTAAAAGATATAGCCGGACGCATACACGATACCATTAACTATCATGTTCGAAATGTCTTAGGCTGGAAGCCGTTACCTGAATACGTCTCTCGTGAGATACAACAAAAAATTGGTAATGAAAAAGGAATCGAACATTTTCAAGATGCATTCGCTATCAGTACTCAAGAACAGGTTCAAGAAGCAATAGCAAAAGGAATCCAAAAAATAAACAGCGTTCCAAAGCAAAGACCTGTAAACTTTTTTGGAACATTAGAAAATGAAACTTATAGTGCAATTAGTGGACATTGGTATCTTGGAGCAACTCTTTTATGGCAACCATTCAGAGATGCACTTATTGAAAAAGTTACGAATCTAAAAGATTCTGCCAACAATAAATTGCTCAAATTTCACAACTGGTTGAAAGGTGGCGCATATTACCAACGCTATAAATATAAGAAAAATTCTTTCCGCATTGAACCACGATTTACTTTTGATGATCTTATTGGCCTCGATCACGCAAAACAGGTTCTTGGTGATATTGTCAAATATATTCATGATCCTGAAAGTTATGATCGTGCCGGATTGACTCCTGCTATGGGATACCTCATGTTTGGACCAACACGAACCGGTAAATCCATGATTGCTGAAGCTTTAGCCGGTGAAATACAGAAAATTAAAGGCACATCAGATGATTTCCCATTCTTTGTAATCGAAGCTCGTTACATTGCAGCGGAAGGAAACTTCCAAATGATTATGAACATCATCAAAAATTATTCTCCATGTATTATCTTTATTGATGAGATCGATATGCTTCCTTTGCATAGGGATAAAAACAATGGAAAAAATACTGTATTGCAAGAGTTCTTATCAACTATTAGCGGTTGCATGAATGGCAATAATCCTGACAAACAGGTTATTATTATTGCTGCAACAAACAGACCCGATAAACTTGATCCATCGCTACGTTCACGTTTGTCAGTACATATTCCGTTTGAATATCCTTCATTTATTCATCGCGCAGAACATTTGATTCGTGAAATCGAAGGTAAAGGTCTACCCGTTGAGCAGTTTGATATTCGTGCATTAGCAGAACAAACTGAAGGATGCTCATTCCAACAGTTACATCAAGTTATAAACAACGCACAGTTTATTACTCGTGAGCAAGGGCGTCCGATTACACAAGCTGATATCGAAAAAAGCTTGAATACTGAAGCTCGCAACATTATTTATCATGATTATGTTGATCTATCAGATGAAGACCAAAATACTTTAGCCATACACATGGCTGGTCACGCACTTGCCTATACGTTGATTGAAAGTAAAGCGGCACAATTGTCTCAAGTCACCATTCGTCCGGTTAAAACAAAAATTGAAGATGATTCAATCTGGGCAGAATGCTTTAAAGATAAAGAGATGCCGAATATTCAATATGGACAAATCTTCACTCATTACTCCGGCGACTCATTGAAATTCACCAGCAAAAATGAATTGAAACGCTTATGTATGATTGAACTTGCAGGACGTGTTGCAGAAGATATAGTTCTTGGCACCAGCCAAACTACAAAAGATACTTGTAGTTGTCATGATGCAACAAAAGCATTCTATTGGGCACGCAAATACCATTTGAATGGTCTTGATGAAAAGCTACTAGAGCATTCAAAATCAATGCAAGATAAATTGATTGATCAAGCATATGCATTCATGCAAGAATGTGAAGATGAAATGCGTATATTACTGGAAGAACGCAAAGATCTTATTCAATTGGTTGCAGACAGCTTAAAAGGTTTGCAAGTGTTGTCGGCTGAAAACATGCAAGAACTTGTTCAATTGCATAAAATGATGGACGGTAAACCGATTGATGAATTCTTCAAAGAATTATTAGAGCAACAATCAAAAGAATCTGAAGATGTCGATAAAAAAGATATCTCTGAGGATGAAAATAGCTCAGCTGCTGATCAATAAGAGATAGTTTAAAAGTATAATAAAAAAACACCGGCATAAAAACCGGTGTTTTTTTATTATACAAAATTAATTACACTGCGCTTACCTAATGTCATTCATCTATCATTTTCAATCGCATTTCATATTGCCCTCCAAAAAATGATGCCTGCAACCATGCATTAACAATCGGAATCACCTCATCGTTTGCAATAAAATCGGATGGCAATACCAGCACATTAACATTGTCATGCTCCCGTGCCAAACGAGCAATAGTGCGATTCCATACTACACCTGCAAATATAGATGGATATCTATTGGCAGCAATTGCCATTCCGATACCACTCCCACATAATAAAATACCGGCCTGAACTTCACCTTTTTGCATAAGATGAACCACTTTCTGTGCAAATGGAGGATAATCGGTACGTTCATCAGATTCAGTGCCTACATCTATTAACTGATGATCTGCACTTTCAGCAAAATATGCCAAAATAATATTTTTTTGTTCAAACCCTCTATGATCTGAACCGATAGCAATTTTCATACCTATCCTTTTTTTGGCATCTTGACCAATCGTTTCTCAATTTGATTAAATAACAATATACTTATTAATATAACTATATTCATAAACTAATTTAACTGTTTTTATCGGTATTATAAAAAAATGAACATTTTTGCTCTAAAACTGGCTCTAAAATATTTACGCGGAACTCAAAATAAAAAAAGCATATCCACTATGGTTGGCATATCTTTTATTGGCATTTTAATCGGTTCTTTTTCACTTATGCTTACTTTAGCAATCATGAACGGTTTTGAAGTCGCAACCTACGAACGGTTACAAAGTATACATGCTCAATTAATTGTACGTGCATTTGGTAATCGCATAAATATGGAATCACTTGAAACGGTACTTAAAAGTGAATTTCCAGAAATACAAGCATTTTCACCAAATGTCACTCAACAAGTTATTATACAAAATCCTGATACTGACGATCCAAGCACCGTAGTTGCACTCAAAGGTTTCGACCCTTATAAACAACGATTAGTAAACAACTTAGAACAAAAAATCTCTCCTATACATGAAGAACCAACAACACTACCGGACATAATGCACGGAAACCATTTACTTATTGGTGAAAAATTAGCAACATCACTTGGTATTGATGTTGGCGATACTATCACGCTTCTTTTTGCACCGGATGAACCAAAAAGAAAAAAAATTCAGCTCTCACAACAAAAAGCTATTGTCGGAGGTTTTTTTAAAACCGGCATTGAAGAATTTGATGCCCACCTCATGTTTGGCACACTCGATTTTGTCCATGAACTTTTTCCTGATGCCGGCGTTACACATGTTCAACTCAAACTGCAACCACACGTGAATGAAGAACAATTAACACACAAACTGCGCAAACGATTACAAATTGAACTGTACTCATGGAAAGATATGTATCCGGCATTAGTTTCGGCATTAAAACTAGAGAAGTATGTAATGTTTATTATTTTGGCACTTATTACACTCATTGCAAGCATGAATATCATTTCTTTAATATTTATGCAAATCAATCAAAAGCGAGCTGACATTGCAATTTTAACGGCAATGGGTATGCCCGCATCACAAATTCGATCTATATTTATTTTTATGGGATGCTTTATAGCCGGATCTGCTTCTATAATTGGCATATTTTTTTCATTACTTGTTTGTTGGTTTTTGCAAACCTATCCCCTCATTACTCTGCCTGATGCATACTTTGTAACACATGTCCCTGCTATTTGGCATTGGTATATGCCTTTCATGATTTTTGCATTGGTTATGTTTTTAAGCTTACTTGCCATCTGGATTCCTTTGCGTAGAACTGAACATATCTCAATTACCAATATCTTACGATATGATGCTTAAAAAATAGTATTGCTTTACAAGCTTCAATTCAGGTAAAATAATATCTAATAACGCCAGTCAAATAGAGTTCGTACATACTTTCAAACATATGCAATCTTTAAGTAAAAATGGAGTAACAATGAAAAGCAAACTTGCAGATTTTGATATACAAGGCAAAACCGTACTGTTACGTATTGATGCAAATGTACCAATTGACCATGGCATCATTTTAAACGATCAACGCCTAGTGGCAAGTCTGCCCACTATACATCAACTTCTGGATAAAGGCGCACACATAATTCTAATGA from the Candidatus Dependentiae bacterium genome contains:
- a CDS encoding Lpg1974 family pore-forming outer membrane protein — its product is MRQPYIIPILLLIGITPFIAKAESTAAYNNACCDQSLYSYCPQFEFQFRTLIFQPTASNLHYAAQAIPVPLPSPNWSIYDINPDYHFGFDLQASTFIQKKNTRLRVNWLRFNHSDSACHNVPSDQDMVGPFFEIGPDAALYKNAKGSVNFHFNNVNVNYGQFIHICDNLYANLFAGVSFVRLQQALFSEFANNESTVVRTICVPTQFTGAGPQLGIDLYYNICNNLYFTSKTAASLLTGKLKNHTIYQALSPALEGLDITPPNTQSTCTENKTQLVPGFDLQLGLSYFLTICEAYTLQFEAGYQALLYINPIQSIDMGSEVVTPPVIPDTVGVFARTFRGTLSNFGLAGPYVSIGLAF
- a CDS encoding alpha/beta fold hydrolase; this encodes MRCIITYVLFLMLIPYVSAQEFSVMPTSVDSYGTIDQTIEQMIDDAILEKVTIHAQKKHGSVDTIKRKGILIRRKKAKANILICHGFMCNKFDVGFLRSLFGPEYNFLAFDFRAHGEQTEGQVCTFGRDESLDVLASAQFMKHHPEVGHLPLFVYGFSMGAASAIEAQSKHPYLFKGMILDCPFDSIENVLKRSINTLTFSVCGYQFYVPGRRLLHKYAFHPYVQAILKPMLKAAANMDPKQIDTQICQVKPQESIKKITIPCFIICCKKDEKVSIPAIKAVFNGAQGYKKLWLTNGRNHCDSFFYNPECYSKRLNTFMHAVLQNTLRSKKQRKVIEDVVDLDCGGQIV
- a CDS encoding leucyl aminopeptidase, with the protein product MDQKADAYVLFCHEGFSFSKELQSIAQDYFPSLEALIKRRKFTGKAQSSLLVEICKDNEPCNLILLGVGKKEDKRVEHYRRALGVMVRLAEQHEIKTIAMHVPSASSFGVSSEELGQETALIIPMAAYYFDEFFTEKKQKNFDVVLVVDQKNKAVFKKGVDAGSIIAHSVNEARRWIDLPPERLTPIELAGEAKKIAKKHGLKFTEFTEKDIIKKGMGGLAGVGQGSDRDAHLVILEYKAKKKNAPTLGFVGKGITFDSGGLSLKPPQYMETMKEDMSGAAAVLAAMDALAQLNPSVNIVAVLPLSENLPSGKATKPGDVLKFYNGKTAEVLNTDAEGRLILGDALAYAEKHYDLDALVDVATLTGSCAYALGPFFTGLLSQDADLTKKVQKAADRTGDRVWPLPFDDDYAKAVESKVADICNIGNPKYKAGAVMAAFFLRHFVEKTPWVHLDIAGTAFDVPDIPYYRTGATGSAVRLLIDLARNW
- a CDS encoding FAD-dependent oxidoreductase, producing MKKNVIGFSFAGALLMLLSSCMNSNTDTKLDLKFFDIKKLDNLENVAPIVVLGSGPAGLCAALYGGRAGFDTVILEGTTPGGLLTQTTLVENWPGSVEIQGPKVIQDLKEQSAKWGAQFALDTVEKVDFTQWPFKLFTADGHEINALSVVLATGATPRYLDVPGEQEFWGRGVTTCAVCDAPFYKDEDVIVIGGGDSAAEEAMQLAPYAKNITILVRKDHMRASAAMQNRLKEYPQISIRYNVQVKEILGDDVQVTGVTLFNNKEDTTEHLPINGVFLAIGHIPNTTFLKDAITLTDHGHIHLADRTQETSVKGVFAAGDVADDRYRQAGVSAGHGISAGLDATFFLGQIGFNDIVQKKLKQEKKLYKPIAETGYEVLELNNIDEFDAIIEGEKPVIVDFYAEWCPTCMQMLPAFAAVAEDMQDDVAFIKVDADQAEEIMKLYHVEKVPTLLAFKDGQNIARYAKTMTKKELYDFAKSLLV